One window of the Pseudomonas sihuiensis genome contains the following:
- the nadA gene encoding quinolinate synthase NadA: MTQISERLLVQAHLDAKQPKPLTAEEEAFYRREIAAELKKQNAVLVAHYYCDPVIQALAEETGGCVSDSLEMARFGNQHPAQTVVVAGVKFMGETAKILNPEKRVLMPTLEATCSLDLGCPVDEFSAFCDQHPERTVVVYANTSAAVKARADWVVTSSCALEIVESLMDNGETIIWAPDKHLGNYIQRETGADMLLWDGACIVHEEFKSKQLLDMKALYPDAAILVHPESPQNVVELADAVGSTSQLIKAAQTLPNSTFIVATDRGIFYKMQQLCPDKTFIEAPTAGNGAACRSCAHCPWMAMNTLERVLTGLRQGSGEIHVDPALIPKAIKPLKRMLDFTQAARMKVAGNA, encoded by the coding sequence ATGACGCAGATTTCCGAACGCCTTCTGGTTCAAGCCCACCTCGATGCCAAGCAGCCCAAGCCGCTGACCGCCGAGGAGGAGGCCTTCTATCGCCGCGAAATCGCCGCTGAGCTGAAGAAGCAGAACGCGGTGCTGGTGGCGCACTACTACTGCGATCCGGTGATCCAGGCGCTGGCCGAGGAAACCGGCGGTTGCGTTTCCGACTCCCTGGAAATGGCCCGCTTCGGCAATCAACACCCGGCGCAGACCGTGGTGGTGGCTGGGGTCAAGTTCATGGGCGAGACGGCGAAGATCCTCAATCCGGAAAAGCGCGTGCTGATGCCAACGCTGGAGGCGACCTGTTCGCTGGATCTGGGCTGCCCGGTGGATGAGTTCTCGGCTTTCTGCGATCAGCATCCCGAGCGCACCGTGGTGGTGTATGCCAACACCTCGGCGGCGGTGAAGGCGCGTGCCGACTGGGTGGTGACCTCCAGCTGCGCGCTGGAGATCGTCGAGAGCCTGATGGACAACGGCGAGACCATCATCTGGGCGCCGGACAAGCATCTGGGCAACTACATCCAGCGCGAGACCGGCGCCGACATGCTGCTGTGGGACGGCGCCTGCATCGTGCACGAGGAGTTCAAGTCCAAGCAACTGCTGGACATGAAGGCGCTTTACCCAGACGCTGCCATTCTGGTGCACCCGGAATCGCCGCAGAACGTGGTCGAGCTGGCTGACGCCGTGGGCTCCACCAGCCAGCTGATCAAGGCGGCGCAGACCCTGCCGAATTCCACCTTCATCGTCGCCACCGACCGCGGCATCTTCTACAAGATGCAGCAGCTGTGCCCGGACAAGACCTTCATCGAGGCGCCCACAGCCGGCAACGGCGCGGCATGCCGCAGCTGCGCGCACTGCCCGTGGATGGCGATGAACACCCTGGAGCGCGTGCTGACCGGCTTGCGTCAGGGCTCCGGCGAGATTCATGTCGACCCGGCGCTGATTCCCAAGGCTATCAAGCCGCTCAAGCGCATGCTCGATTTCACCCAGGCGGCGCGGATGAAGGTCGCCGGTAACGCCTGA
- a CDS encoding LOG family protein, with the protein MPFEPDDYLSRHVQTSEVDLSSKVEELVALATPSNSPNLALYREMLTTVIHMAQADRNRWDAKIMMQTLREMEHAFGVLEQLKRRRKVTVFGSARTPPDHPLYRQARELGALLAHRDLMVVTGAGGGIMAAAHEGAGAESSLGFNITLPFEQTANATMRGSHHLLSFHFFFLRKLFFVKEADGLVLCPGGFGTLDEALEVLTLIQTGKSPLVPVVLLDQPGGSYWEDALGFIRRQLGDNGYILPTDLNLMHLVYSAEEAVDEIARFYRNFHSSRWLKDRFVIRLNHPLNEAALAKLDSDFASLCKEGGFTQQPYCEQERDEPELCHLTRLAFAFNGRDYGRLRALLNLVNEPENWAS; encoded by the coding sequence ATGCCCTTTGAACCGGACGACTATCTGTCGCGCCACGTGCAAACCAGCGAGGTCGACCTGAGCAGCAAGGTGGAGGAGCTGGTCGCTCTGGCAACCCCGAGCAACAGCCCCAACCTGGCGTTGTACCGCGAAATGCTCACCACGGTGATCCATATGGCCCAGGCGGATCGTAACCGCTGGGACGCCAAGATCATGATGCAGACCCTGCGTGAGATGGAGCATGCCTTCGGCGTGCTGGAACAACTGAAACGGCGGCGCAAGGTCACGGTGTTCGGCTCGGCACGAACGCCACCCGATCATCCCCTGTACAGGCAGGCTCGCGAACTCGGCGCATTACTGGCCCACCGCGATCTGATGGTGGTCACGGGTGCCGGTGGCGGCATCATGGCGGCAGCCCATGAAGGCGCCGGTGCGGAAAGCAGCCTGGGGTTCAATATCACCCTGCCCTTCGAACAAACCGCCAACGCGACCATGCGCGGCAGCCATCACCTGCTGTCGTTCCACTTCTTCTTTCTGCGCAAGCTGTTCTTCGTCAAGGAGGCCGACGGCCTGGTGCTGTGCCCCGGCGGTTTCGGCACCCTCGACGAAGCGCTGGAAGTGCTGACCCTGATCCAGACCGGCAAGAGCCCGCTGGTGCCCGTGGTACTGCTCGACCAACCGGGCGGTAGCTACTGGGAAGATGCGTTGGGCTTCATCCGTCGTCAGCTTGGCGATAACGGCTATATCCTGCCTACCGATCTCAACCTGATGCACCTGGTCTATAGCGCCGAAGAGGCGGTGGATGAAATCGCCCGCTTCTACCGCAACTTCCACTCCAGCCGCTGGCTCAAGGATCGCTTCGTGATTCGCCTCAATCATCCGCTCAACGAGGCGGCTCTGGCCAAGCTGGACAGCGACTTCGCCAGCCTGTGCAAGGAAGGTGGCTTTACCCAGCAACCCTACTGCGAGCAGGAGCGCGACGAACCGGAACTGTGTCACCTGACCCGTCTGGCCTTCGCCTTCAACGGTCGTGACTATGGCCGCTTGCGCGCGCTGCTCAATTTGGTCAACGAACCGGAGAATTGGGCAAGCTGA
- a CDS encoding MBL fold metallo-hydrolase RNA specificity domain-containing protein — MALLTFLGAIQQVTGSCYLVESRDGAKVLLECGMHQGRRQEEDLNRSAFPFDPSSLDAVVISHAHLDHSGLLPRLVAEGYRGPIHATEASCELLELMLLDSAFLQEKDAEWENRWRARQGKPAVKPLYTIANAEQALSQRRAHAYGTAVEVAKGVQVTFHNAGHILGSAIVEMQVEDHHLHRHLVFSGDLGNTCSPLMQAPTQLNQADVLLMESTYGDRDHRPSDETLEELADILQQAHSEGGNVLIPSFAVGRTQDLIYYLGRFYQEGRLPQQAVFLDSPMAIRANAIYSRFHDQFAAEDRAALAAKGAKRVEDWLPVLRCTPTAEESMAINRIKSGAIIIAGAGMCNGGRIVHHFKHNLWRENCHLVFPGFQAKGTLGRLIVDGAETVKVLHQRIAVKAKVHTLGGFSAHAGQAQLLDWASRFEHQPELYLVHGELEKMQTLQAALRERLNWIANIPEPAEQIAL, encoded by the coding sequence ATGGCCCTGCTCACTTTTCTCGGTGCGATTCAACAGGTCACCGGCTCCTGTTATCTGGTAGAAAGCCGCGATGGCGCCAAGGTGCTGCTCGAATGCGGCATGCATCAGGGACGCCGCCAGGAAGAGGACCTGAACCGCAGCGCCTTCCCCTTCGATCCGAGCAGCCTGGATGCGGTGGTGATCTCCCACGCCCACCTCGATCACAGCGGGCTGCTGCCGCGCCTGGTCGCCGAGGGTTATCGCGGCCCGATCCACGCCACCGAGGCCAGCTGCGAACTGCTCGAGCTGATGCTGCTGGATTCGGCCTTCCTCCAGGAGAAGGACGCCGAATGGGAAAACCGCTGGCGCGCACGCCAGGGCAAGCCGGCGGTCAAGCCGCTATACACCATCGCCAATGCCGAGCAGGCGCTCAGCCAGCGCCGCGCGCATGCCTACGGCACAGCGGTCGAGGTTGCCAAGGGCGTGCAGGTGACCTTCCACAATGCAGGCCACATCCTCGGCTCGGCGATCGTCGAGATGCAGGTAGAGGATCACCACCTGCACCGTCATCTGGTGTTCTCCGGCGACCTGGGCAATACCTGCTCGCCACTGATGCAGGCGCCGACACAACTGAATCAGGCGGACGTGTTGCTGATGGAGTCGACCTACGGCGACCGTGACCATCGCCCCAGCGATGAAACCCTGGAAGAGCTGGCCGACATCCTGCAACAAGCCCATAGCGAGGGCGGCAACGTGCTGATCCCCTCCTTCGCCGTCGGCCGCACCCAGGATCTGATCTATTACCTTGGTCGCTTCTATCAGGAAGGCCGTCTGCCACAGCAGGCCGTGTTCCTCGACAGTCCCATGGCGATCCGCGCCAACGCCATCTACAGCCGCTTTCACGATCAGTTCGCAGCCGAGGACCGCGCCGCACTGGCCGCCAAGGGGGCCAAACGGGTCGAGGACTGGCTGCCAGTGTTGCGCTGCACACCGACAGCCGAAGAATCGATGGCGATCAACCGGATCAAGAGCGGCGCGATCATCATCGCCGGTGCCGGCATGTGTAATGGCGGGCGCATCGTCCATCACTTCAAGCACAACCTCTGGCGCGAGAACTGCCATCTGGTGTTCCCCGGCTTCCAGGCCAAGGGTACGCTTGGTCGTTTAATCGTCGATGGTGCGGAAACGGTCAAGGTGCTGCACCAGCGCATCGCGGTGAAGGCCAAGGTGCATACCCTGGGCGGTTTCTCCGCGCACGCCGGGCAAGCGCAACTGCTCGACTGGGCGAGCCGGTTCGAGCACCAGCCCGAGCTGTACCTGGTGCACGGCGAGCTGGAGAAGATGCAGACCCTGCAAGCCGCCCTGCGCGAACGCCTGAACTGGATCGCCAACATTCCCGAGCCGGCTGAGCAGATCGCCCTGTAA
- a CDS encoding phosphoketolase family protein, translated as MTQLLPDAAALHQHAQQYPDFARWQAGHGPIQHSLQTSAAVFRLAHQLVQSGLQPDLPSVYRLFRALDSLTAAGLWLVVHMTYAQRVRLDGQPLQAADFKPVPEGHTGGALNMVPAYAGYLALNALTGETRGWLMGQGHCVAAIEALNLLTGNQHPEQAARYACDEAGMSRLAADFYGYAQAADGSSGVPLGSHVNPHTAGGIAEGGYLGFAELQYAHLPLPGEKLVAFLSDGAAEEQRGSDWMPRWWRAEDCGVALPVMIANGRRIEQRTELGTLEGLEGFRRHLRGCGFDPLSFDGRDPAAFVCALWEMEQRLAHRVDELNRELIGYPLPMPYGIAETTKGYGFFGAGSNAAHNLPLPASPALDAQARELFNQHAAALWVEPQTLSDACNLFASRKGRVLERDNPLALCQPPQPVQPPLHFHDHACSPMSALDRYFVDLVRANPQLRPRVGNPDELASNRLAGVLAALRHRVSQPESELESVHGAVITALNEEAVVSVCLANQGGLNLVASYEAFCVKMLGAFRQSLIFARQQKEAGRPAGWLGWPLVATSHTWENGKNQQSHQDTTFCEALLGEMHDVMRVLLPADHNSLLALLPEIYQARGRLACLVAAKRERPCFFTVEQAQQLARDGALQVDEGGDGEPVLLIASGSYQLSEMRRAAVRLSEKGVAWRLIYLQEPGRFRAPRDAWEAASVISAEQREALFPAACCRRVLLTHMRPEVAAGHLWPLLGDAASCRALGYRNRGGTFDEAGMLFANGCSWAHVLQGVAEVLGVSPDGWLSAEERAALAGRGDPRCLR; from the coding sequence ATGACCCAGCTATTGCCCGACGCCGCCGCCTTGCACCAGCACGCTCAGCAATATCCCGACTTCGCCCGCTGGCAAGCCGGTCACGGACCTATTCAGCATAGCCTGCAGACCAGCGCCGCCGTCTTTCGTCTGGCCCATCAGCTGGTGCAGAGCGGCTTGCAGCCCGACTTGCCGAGCGTCTACCGCCTGTTTCGCGCCCTGGATTCGCTGACCGCAGCCGGCCTCTGGCTGGTGGTGCACATGACCTACGCGCAGCGCGTTCGGCTCGATGGCCAGCCGCTGCAGGCCGCCGACTTCAAGCCGGTGCCGGAAGGTCATACCGGTGGCGCGCTGAACATGGTGCCGGCCTATGCCGGTTACCTGGCGCTTAACGCCCTGACCGGTGAGACACGTGGCTGGTTGATGGGGCAGGGCCATTGCGTGGCAGCAATCGAGGCGCTGAACCTGCTGACCGGCAACCAGCATCCAGAGCAGGCCGCGCGCTACGCTTGTGATGAAGCTGGCATGAGTCGCCTGGCGGCGGACTTCTACGGTTACGCCCAGGCGGCGGATGGCAGCTCTGGCGTGCCGTTGGGCAGTCACGTCAATCCGCATACCGCTGGCGGTATCGCTGAAGGCGGATACCTGGGTTTTGCTGAGCTGCAGTACGCGCATCTGCCATTGCCGGGGGAGAAGCTGGTGGCGTTCCTGTCCGACGGCGCCGCCGAGGAGCAGCGCGGTAGCGACTGGATGCCGCGCTGGTGGCGTGCCGAGGATTGTGGCGTGGCGCTACCGGTGATGATCGCCAACGGCCGGCGTATCGAGCAGCGTACCGAGCTGGGCACGTTGGAGGGCCTGGAAGGGTTTCGTCGGCACCTGCGCGGCTGTGGTTTCGATCCGCTGAGCTTCGATGGGCGTGATCCGGCAGCCTTCGTCTGTGCGCTGTGGGAGATGGAGCAGCGCCTGGCGCATCGAGTGGATGAACTCAATCGCGAGCTGATCGGTTATCCCTTGCCGATGCCCTACGGCATTGCCGAAACCACCAAGGGCTATGGCTTCTTTGGCGCTGGCAGCAACGCCGCTCATAATCTGCCGCTACCGGCCAGCCCGGCTCTCGACGCGCAGGCGCGCGAGCTGTTCAACCAGCATGCTGCGGCCTTGTGGGTAGAACCGCAGACGTTGTCCGATGCCTGCAATCTGTTCGCCAGCCGCAAGGGCCGTGTGCTGGAGCGGGACAATCCGCTGGCCTTGTGTCAGCCGCCTCAGCCCGTGCAGCCGCCGCTGCATTTTCACGATCATGCCTGCTCGCCGATGAGCGCGCTGGATCGTTATTTCGTCGATCTGGTGCGCGCCAACCCGCAGTTGCGGCCGCGTGTCGGCAACCCGGACGAACTGGCCAGCAACCGCCTGGCAGGCGTACTGGCGGCGCTCAGGCATCGTGTCAGCCAGCCGGAGAGCGAGCTGGAGTCGGTGCACGGCGCGGTGATCACCGCGCTCAACGAGGAGGCCGTGGTATCCGTCTGCCTGGCCAACCAGGGCGGGCTCAATCTGGTGGCCAGCTACGAAGCCTTCTGCGTGAAGATGCTCGGCGCCTTTCGTCAGAGTCTGATCTTCGCCCGCCAGCAGAAGGAGGCAGGGCGGCCGGCCGGCTGGCTGGGCTGGCCGCTGGTGGCCACCTCGCACACCTGGGAGAACGGCAAGAACCAGCAATCGCATCAGGACACCACCTTCTGCGAGGCGCTGCTGGGCGAGATGCACGATGTCATGCGCGTGCTGTTGCCGGCCGATCACAACTCGCTGCTGGCCCTGCTGCCGGAGATCTACCAGGCGCGTGGCCGACTGGCCTGCCTGGTGGCGGCCAAGCGTGAACGACCCTGTTTCTTCACGGTCGAACAGGCACAGCAGCTGGCGCGCGACGGTGCCCTGCAGGTCGATGAAGGTGGCGACGGCGAGCCTGTGCTGCTGATCGCCAGTGGCAGCTATCAGTTGAGCGAGATGCGCCGCGCCGCCGTTCGTCTGAGCGAGAAGGGTGTGGCCTGGCGTCTGATTTACTTGCAGGAACCGGGGCGTTTTCGGGCGCCGCGCGATGCCTGGGAGGCCGCCAGCGTGATCAGCGCCGAGCAGCGTGAAGCGCTGTTTCCGGCGGCGTGCTGCCGGCGCGTGCTGCTGACGCACATGCGCCCGGAGGTGGCCGCGGGCCATCTTTGGCCGCTGCTGGGCGACGCCGCCAGCTGTCGGGCGTTGGGCTACCGCAACCGCGGCGGCACCTTCGACGAGGCCGGCATGCTGTTCGCCAATGGCTGCAGTTGGGCGCATGTGCTGCAAGGTGTGGCCGAGGTGCTGGGCGTATCGCCCGATGGCTGGTTGAGCGCTGAGGAACGCGCGGCTCTGGCAGGCAGGGGGGACCCTCGCTGTCTGCGTTGA
- a CDS encoding quorum-sensing-regulated virulence factor family protein, giving the protein MLRYILPALALSLTFTTAQAASLKEMELTRTLEQVARQSSEGTPRAINEDILDQGYTVEGHTLINHLSVREAHAAKMRGNPDTVRTQLAASVCRNPGYRSLLAQGAQLRYQFSEYRSNRPVTVEVFDKSDCGL; this is encoded by the coding sequence ATGCTGCGTTACATTCTCCCCGCTCTTGCACTCAGCCTGACATTTACCACTGCTCAGGCAGCATCGCTGAAGGAGATGGAACTGACTCGTACCCTGGAGCAGGTCGCCCGGCAAAGCAGTGAAGGCACGCCGCGAGCGATCAACGAGGACATTCTCGATCAGGGCTACACCGTGGAAGGCCACACGCTGATCAACCATCTCAGCGTGCGTGAAGCGCATGCCGCGAAGATGCGCGGCAACCCGGACACCGTACGCACGCAACTGGCGGCAAGCGTCTGCCGCAACCCCGGCTATCGCAGCCTGCTGGCGCAGGGCGCCCAGCTGCGTTATCAGTTCAGCGAGTACCGCAGCAACCGCCCTGTGACCGTCGAGGTGTTCGACAAGAGCGACTGCGGTCTCTGA
- a CDS encoding OmpP1/FadL family transporter, with product MTMLFRRWPSQVVVGSLLVLPVAQVQASGYHFGSQSVAAQGTAHANGAEAADPSTIFYNPAGLARLKGTQVTSGLTILLPDGDYEDKGSRDVFGNPVSGDAGEFLPDAAAAPNFYFSRQINDQVTIGLGIFTPFGAKLDYKEDWAGRYGIQSASLETVTFNPSIAFRFNEHHSIGFGVSAQYIKSVQRGAADVKGASQQLAGQFVDANYDSTRNAADPILGPIVGGIAGVPVPEEITSCGGVADRDGFVDCVASNFADNVQGDGYFRVKGDDWGFGWNIGYMWEPTESTRFGVSYRSNIKHTLEGESKWSFADVQGGVPSPDTSLAGGSTIPIFKIYVPPTDALQELFDQGNWVNPGDFAATRLHPNSKAKTAIDTPEMLSFNAFHQLNDKVALMADLTFTRHSRLDEVRIGIDQVAGYPYFNGVTEGDLSVKQDWKDTYKISLGMNYQYSDDLLLRTGVAYDKSPVNSTQLRHPAFPDADRYWLSFGANYKVTRDTSLDFAYSYVQFSSSKMDYQDGCSPAGWVPGDGGLYQDSGVRCTGNGGNYTGEYNTHIHFIGLALNHTF from the coding sequence ATGACAATGCTCTTTCGACGCTGGCCATCGCAGGTGGTGGTCGGCAGTTTACTGGTTTTGCCCGTCGCGCAGGTGCAGGCATCCGGTTATCACTTTGGTTCGCAATCGGTGGCGGCGCAGGGTACGGCGCATGCAAACGGTGCCGAGGCGGCCGATCCTTCGACCATTTTCTACAACCCGGCTGGGTTGGCGCGGCTCAAGGGCACCCAGGTGACCTCGGGTCTGACCATCTTGCTGCCGGACGGCGACTATGAGGACAAGGGAAGCCGCGATGTATTCGGCAATCCTGTATCGGGTGATGCCGGCGAGTTCCTGCCCGATGCTGCCGCGGCACCCAATTTCTACTTCTCCCGCCAGATCAACGATCAGGTGACGATCGGCCTGGGCATCTTCACCCCGTTCGGTGCCAAGCTCGATTACAAGGAGGACTGGGCCGGGCGCTATGGCATCCAGTCAGCCAGCCTGGAGACGGTGACCTTCAACCCGAGCATTGCCTTTCGCTTCAACGAACACCACAGCATCGGCTTCGGCGTTTCGGCGCAGTACATCAAATCGGTGCAGCGCGGGGCGGCGGATGTCAAAGGCGCGTCGCAGCAGTTGGCTGGGCAGTTTGTCGATGCGAACTACGACAGCACCCGCAATGCAGCGGACCCCATTCTAGGGCCTATCGTGGGGGGCATCGCCGGGGTGCCGGTACCGGAGGAAATCACTTCTTGCGGCGGCGTCGCGGATAGAGACGGCTTCGTCGACTGCGTCGCGAGCAACTTCGCCGACAACGTTCAGGGTGACGGCTACTTCCGGGTCAAGGGCGATGACTGGGGTTTTGGCTGGAATATCGGCTACATGTGGGAACCCACCGAGTCGACGCGCTTCGGGGTGTCCTATCGCTCCAACATCAAGCACACCCTGGAAGGTGAGAGCAAATGGAGTTTTGCCGATGTGCAAGGGGGCGTTCCCTCCCCGGATACGTCGCTGGCAGGTGGATCCACGATCCCCATCTTCAAGATCTATGTCCCTCCGACCGACGCCCTGCAGGAACTGTTCGATCAAGGTAACTGGGTCAATCCGGGCGATTTCGCTGCCACCCGCCTACACCCCAACTCCAAGGCCAAGACAGCAATCGATACCCCGGAGATGCTCTCATTCAACGCCTTCCATCAGCTCAACGACAAGGTGGCATTGATGGCGGACCTTACCTTCACCCGCCACTCTCGGCTTGACGAGGTACGTATCGGCATCGATCAGGTTGCCGGTTATCCCTACTTCAACGGCGTGACCGAGGGCGATCTCAGCGTCAAGCAGGACTGGAAGGACACCTACAAGATTTCCCTGGGCATGAACTACCAATACAGCGACGACCTCTTGTTGCGCACCGGGGTGGCGTACGACAAGTCACCCGTCAATTCGACCCAGTTGCGTCATCCGGCGTTTCCCGATGCCGATCGCTACTGGCTGTCCTTCGGTGCCAACTACAAGGTGACCCGTGATACCTCGCTGGACTTCGCCTACAGCTACGTGCAGTTCTCCAGCAGCAAGATGGACTACCAGGACGGCTGCTCGCCGGCCGGCTGGGTGCCAGGTGACGGCGGTCTGTATCAGGACAGCGGCGTGCGCTGCACCGGCAACGGCGGCAATTACACCGGTGAGTACAACACCCACATCCACTTCATCGGCCTGGCGTTGAACCATACCTTCTGA
- a CDS encoding tRNA-uridine aminocarboxypropyltransferase, which translates to MTHPAPHAVARLRAERLARSVKPFIARGSRAERCPHCRVQPTHCLCAWRPRVEANAGMCLVMHDIEALKPSNTGWLIADVVPETHAFGWTRTAVEPALLALLADPQWQPYLVFPGEYVAPQRVVEEVRLAPGKRPLFVLLDATWTEARKMFRKSPYLDALPVLSLTPAQLSRYRLRRSTRGEHLCTAEVAAMCLELAGDLRAGEALDDYLDAFSQHYLAAKRRLPLDLNDALHQRLQSYR; encoded by the coding sequence ATGACCCATCCCGCCCCCCATGCCGTTGCCCGTTTGCGCGCAGAGCGCCTGGCGCGCAGCGTCAAACCCTTCATCGCCCGTGGCTCACGCGCCGAGCGCTGCCCTCACTGCCGCGTGCAGCCGACGCATTGCCTGTGCGCCTGGCGCCCGCGCGTGGAGGCGAATGCCGGCATGTGCCTGGTGATGCATGACATCGAGGCGTTGAAGCCGAGCAACACCGGCTGGCTGATCGCCGACGTGGTGCCTGAAACCCACGCCTTCGGCTGGACACGCACTGCGGTCGAGCCGGCGCTGCTGGCGCTGCTGGCCGATCCGCAATGGCAGCCTTATCTGGTCTTTCCCGGCGAATATGTGGCGCCGCAGCGCGTGGTGGAGGAGGTGCGGCTCGCGCCCGGCAAGCGGCCGCTGTTCGTGCTGCTCGATGCCACCTGGACCGAGGCGCGCAAGATGTTTCGCAAGAGCCCCTATCTGGATGCGCTGCCGGTGCTCAGCCTGACGCCTGCGCAGCTGTCACGCTATCGCCTGCGTCGCTCCACCCGTGGCGAGCACCTGTGCACCGCCGAAGTGGCTGCCATGTGCCTGGAACTGGCGGGCGACCTGCGCGCCGGTGAGGCGCTGGACGATTATCTCGACGCGTTCAGCCAGCACTACCTGGCTGCCAAGCGGCGTCTGCCGCTGGATCTCAACGACGCCCTGCATCAGCGTTTGCAATCGTACCGCTGA
- a CDS encoding DMT family transporter: MRSQALRADLLMLITAMIWGSAFVAQRLGMDSIGPFLYTGLRFALACLALLPVLALLQRRQQRAAAPLNRNLLAGGVVMGLALSLGINLQQVGLLFTTVTNSGFITGLYVIVVPILGLLIGQRSSAGIWLGASLAVIGMFLLSVGEGFTVASGDWLQLAGAFVWGIHVLLVGFFASRHDPLRLAFIQFATCAVISLLLAGIFETATLNGIFQAAPAILYGGLFGVAVGFTLQVVAQQHAIASHAAIILSLEAVFAAIAGALLLGEVLALRGYLGCALMFGGMLLAQLWPKPLPGQLSGTIANADAGRR; the protein is encoded by the coding sequence ATGCGAAGCCAAGCCCTGCGCGCCGACCTGTTGATGCTGATTACCGCGATGATCTGGGGCAGCGCCTTCGTCGCCCAGCGCCTGGGCATGGACAGCATTGGCCCCTTCCTTTACACCGGCCTGCGCTTCGCCCTCGCCTGCCTGGCGCTGCTGCCGGTGCTGGCTTTACTGCAACGTCGCCAGCAGCGTGCTGCCGCACCGTTGAACCGCAACCTGCTGGCCGGCGGCGTGGTCATGGGTCTGGCACTGTCTCTGGGGATCAACCTGCAGCAGGTCGGCCTGCTGTTCACCACGGTGACCAACTCCGGCTTCATCACCGGGCTGTACGTGATCGTGGTGCCGATTCTTGGCCTGCTGATCGGCCAGCGCAGCAGCGCCGGCATCTGGCTGGGCGCCAGCCTGGCGGTGATCGGCATGTTCCTGCTCAGCGTCGGCGAAGGCTTTACCGTGGCCTCGGGCGACTGGCTGCAACTGGCCGGCGCCTTCGTCTGGGGTATTCACGTGTTGCTGGTGGGGTTCTTCGCCAGCCGCCACGACCCGCTGCGCCTGGCCTTCATCCAGTTCGCCACCTGCGCGGTGATCAGCCTGCTGCTGGCAGGCATTTTCGAAACCGCGACGCTGAACGGCATTTTCCAGGCCGCACCGGCCATTCTCTACGGCGGCCTGTTCGGCGTAGCGGTCGGCTTCACCCTGCAGGTGGTGGCGCAGCAGCACGCCATCGCCTCGCACGCGGCGATCATCCTCTCGCTGGAGGCGGTGTTCGCCGCCATCGCTGGCGCCCTGCTGCTGGGCGAAGTGCTGGCGCTGCGCGGTTACCTGGGCTGCGCGCTGATGTTCGGCGGCATGCTGCTGGCTCAGTTGTGGCCCAAGCCCTTGCCAGGCCAGCTCAGCGGTACGATTGCAAACGCTGATGCAGGGCGTCGTTGA
- the erdR gene encoding response regulator transcription factor ErdR codes for MAAYEILIADDHPLFRSALQQALTLGLGPEVRLVEAASIAELEGHLAAKSDWDLVLLDLNMPGAYGFSGLVLLRGQYPQIPVVMISAQEEASVVNRSREFGASGFIPKSSPLETLQQAVRHVLDGDTWWPPLAEEGAPVSAEAKAASAGLASLTPQQFRVLTMVCEGLLNKQIAYELSVSEATVKAHVTAIFRKLGVRTRTQAALLLQQMESIPAQ; via the coding sequence ATGGCCGCCTACGAAATCCTGATTGCCGACGACCATCCGCTGTTTCGCAGCGCGCTACAACAAGCATTGACCCTGGGCTTGGGACCTGAAGTGCGTCTGGTAGAAGCTGCCAGCATCGCCGAGCTTGAAGGCCACCTGGCCGCCAAGAGTGATTGGGACCTGGTCCTGCTCGATCTCAACATGCCCGGTGCCTATGGTTTCTCCGGCCTCGTGCTGCTGCGCGGGCAGTACCCGCAGATTCCTGTGGTGATGATCTCCGCTCAGGAAGAGGCGTCCGTGGTCAACCGCTCCCGTGAGTTCGGCGCCAGTGGCTTCATCCCCAAATCCAGCCCGCTGGAAACCTTGCAGCAAGCGGTGCGACATGTACTCGATGGTGACACCTGGTGGCCACCGTTGGCCGAGGAGGGGGCGCCGGTTTCCGCCGAGGCCAAGGCGGCCAGTGCCGGCCTGGCCAGCCTGACACCGCAGCAGTTTCGTGTGTTGACCATGGTCTGCGAAGGGCTGTTGAACAAGCAGATTGCCTACGAGTTGAGCGTCTCCGAGGCGACGGTCAAGGCGCATGTGACGGCGATTTTCCGCAAGCTGGGCGTGCGCACCCGCACCCAGGCGGCGTTGCTGTTGCAGCAGATGGAATCGATCCCCGCGCAGTGA
- a CDS encoding diacylglycerol kinase translates to MSPFKGQTGLKRILNAASYSLDGLRAAFFGEAAFRQLVLLNLVLIPSAFLLDVSRGERALMVAVCLLALIVELLNSAIEAAIDRISLERHPLSKNAKDMGSAAQFVALGMIASVWAIILLN, encoded by the coding sequence ATGTCGCCATTCAAGGGCCAAACCGGCCTGAAACGTATCCTCAATGCCGCCAGCTATTCGCTCGATGGCCTGCGCGCTGCGTTCTTCGGCGAGGCAGCCTTTCGCCAGCTGGTGTTGCTCAATCTGGTGCTGATTCCATCGGCTTTCCTGCTCGACGTCAGTCGTGGCGAGCGCGCGTTGATGGTGGCCGTGTGTCTGCTGGCACTGATCGTCGAGCTGCTCAATTCGGCCATCGAGGCAGCCATCGATCGCATTTCCCTGGAGCGCCACCCGCTGTCGAAGAACGCCAAGGACATGGGCAGCGCCGCGCAGTTCGTCGCGTTGGGCATGATCGCCTCGGTGTGGGCAATCATCCTCTTGAACTGA